One genomic window of Actinoalloteichus hoggarensis includes the following:
- the murI gene encoding glutamate racemase — protein MPDRDAPIGIFDSGVGGLTVARAIADQLPAERLRYVGDTAHSPYGPLRIDEVREHALAVADRLVADGVKALVVACNTASAACLRDARERYPVPVVEVVLPAVRRAVAATRSGRVGVIGTTATIRSGAYPDAFAAARDIVVHGVACPRFVDFVERGITSGRQVLGLAQGYLEPLQVADVDTLVLGCTHYPLLTGVLQIAMGPEVTLVSSAEETAKDVVRVLTETDLLREADPDEPADRQFAATGDPISFQRLARRFLGPAFA, from the coding sequence ATGCCCGACCGCGATGCGCCCATCGGGATCTTCGACTCCGGCGTCGGCGGCCTGACCGTCGCGCGGGCCATCGCCGACCAGCTCCCCGCCGAGCGGCTCCGTTACGTCGGCGACACGGCCCACAGCCCGTACGGGCCGCTGCGAATCGACGAGGTGCGCGAACACGCGCTGGCCGTCGCGGACCGGCTGGTCGCCGACGGGGTGAAGGCGCTGGTCGTGGCGTGCAACACCGCCTCGGCGGCGTGCCTGCGGGACGCCAGGGAGCGCTATCCCGTCCCCGTCGTGGAGGTCGTGCTGCCCGCTGTGCGGCGGGCGGTGGCCGCCACCAGGTCGGGCCGGGTCGGCGTCATCGGCACGACCGCCACCATCCGGTCTGGTGCCTATCCGGACGCCTTCGCCGCCGCCCGCGACATCGTGGTGCACGGCGTCGCGTGTCCCCGCTTCGTCGACTTCGTCGAGCGCGGCATCACCTCGGGCCGACAGGTCCTCGGACTCGCGCAGGGCTACCTCGAACCGTTGCAGGTCGCCGATGTCGACACGCTCGTCCTCGGCTGCACGCACTATCCGCTGCTCACCGGCGTCCTGCAGATCGCCATGGGGCCGGAGGTCACGCTGGTGTCCAGCGCGGAGGAGACGGCCAAGGACGTGGTCCGGGTGCTCACCGAGACCGATCTGCTGCGGGAGGCGGATCCGGACGAGCCCGCCGACCGTCAGTTCGCCGCCACCGGCGACCCGATCTCCTTTCAACGGCTGGCCAGGCGCTTTCTCGGCCCCGCGTTCGCCTGA
- a CDS encoding MBL fold metallo-hydrolase: MLLTILGCSGSAPGPGAAASGYLIEAEGASLVVDLGNGTLAALQGRRDPFALDALLLSHLHPDHCADVSALTVLRRYHPRPPYDPRVRRLPLHAPSEAADRLGAAYAPSAAERSETDLSDVYDFRPLAAGTRHIGPFEVTAVPVAHPCEAYGFRIRHEGRVLAYTGDTGPCPQLRELAADADLLLAEATWPDHPDQVPDLHLSGTQAGELARAAGARRLLVTHVASWFDAEQVAGEAAAAFAGPTARAEAGRRYEI; encoded by the coding sequence GTGTTGCTGACCATCCTCGGCTGCTCCGGCAGCGCACCCGGCCCCGGCGCCGCGGCCTCCGGCTATCTGATCGAGGCCGAGGGCGCGAGCCTCGTCGTCGATCTCGGCAACGGCACGCTCGCCGCGCTCCAGGGCCGTCGCGACCCCTTCGCCCTTGACGCTCTGCTCCTCTCGCACCTGCACCCGGACCACTGCGCCGACGTCAGCGCGCTGACGGTGCTGCGGCGGTATCACCCGCGTCCGCCCTACGATCCGCGGGTGCGCCGGCTGCCCTTGCACGCACCGTCGGAGGCGGCCGACCGGCTGGGGGCGGCCTACGCTCCCTCGGCGGCCGAGCGGTCCGAGACCGATCTCTCCGACGTGTACGACTTCCGGCCGCTCGCGGCGGGAACCCGGCACATCGGGCCGTTCGAGGTGACGGCGGTCCCCGTCGCGCACCCGTGTGAGGCCTACGGCTTCCGCATCCGACACGAGGGCCGAGTGCTGGCCTACACGGGCGACACCGGGCCGTGTCCGCAGCTGCGGGAGCTGGCCGCCGACGCCGACCTCCTGCTTGCCGAGGCGACCTGGCCGGACCATCCCGATCAGGTGCCGGACCTGCACCTGTCGGGCACCCAGGCGGGGGAGCTGGCCAGGGCGGCCGGGGCGCGGCGGCTGCTGGTCACCCACGTGGCGAGCTGGTTCGACGCCGAACAGGTGGCGGGGGAGGCCGCGGCGGCGTTCGCGGGCCCGACGGCCCGGGCCGAGGCGGGACGGCGGTACGAGATCTGA
- a CDS encoding magnesium transporter CorA family protein: MAEFTLFQDGERVTGRLPDGELGARLADPGVADWLDLSAPDADLVDRIGEALGLHELAVEDAGDERQRPKLDRYDSHLFLTLHRVVLDDQDDLRVSELALFVTPHALVTVHKDTGLDPSDVARRWSTAGRDRGIAYLLYALLDDIVDSHFDAAQALEDEVEALEDLLFAEPSQLHAVQRRSLRLRKNLLRLSRVSAPMREVLLGLMHRDIGLIDEQLMPYYQDVYDHVLRVTEWVEGMRELASGVRETQLALQGNRLNVVMKKVTSWAAIIAVPTAITGYFGQNLPYPGYGDQAGLVGSSLALVGSSVVLYLLFRRRGWL; encoded by the coding sequence ATGGCGGAGTTCACCCTGTTCCAGGACGGCGAGCGGGTGACCGGTCGGCTGCCGGACGGCGAACTCGGCGCCCGGCTCGCCGATCCCGGCGTGGCCGACTGGCTGGATCTGTCCGCGCCCGACGCCGACCTGGTCGATCGCATCGGCGAGGCGCTCGGCCTGCACGAACTGGCCGTCGAGGACGCGGGTGACGAGCGGCAGCGCCCGAAGCTGGACCGCTACGACTCCCACCTCTTCCTCACCCTGCATCGGGTCGTCCTCGACGACCAGGATGACCTGCGGGTGTCCGAGCTGGCCCTCTTCGTGACCCCGCACGCGCTGGTGACCGTGCACAAGGACACCGGCCTCGACCCGTCCGACGTGGCGCGTCGATGGTCGACGGCGGGCCGGGACCGGGGTATCGCCTACCTGCTGTACGCCCTGCTCGACGACATCGTGGACAGTCACTTCGACGCGGCGCAGGCCTTGGAGGACGAGGTCGAGGCGCTGGAGGACCTGCTGTTCGCCGAGCCGTCCCAGCTGCACGCCGTCCAGCGGCGGTCGCTGCGGCTGCGCAAGAACCTGCTGCGGCTGAGTCGGGTGTCGGCGCCGATGCGGGAGGTCCTGCTGGGCCTCATGCATCGCGACATCGGGCTGATCGACGAGCAGCTGATGCCCTACTACCAGGACGTCTACGACCACGTGCTGCGCGTGACCGAATGGGTCGAGGGGATGCGCGAACTGGCGTCCGGCGTGCGGGAGACCCAGCTCGCCCTACAGGGCAACCGGCTCAACGTGGTGATGAAGAAGGTCACCAGCTGGGCGGCGATCATCGCCGTCCCGACCGCGATCACCGGCTACTTCGGGCAGAACCTGCCGTACCCGGGCTACGGCGACCAGGCGGGGCTCGTCGGCTCCTCCCTGGCACTCGTCGGCTCCTCCGTCGTCCTGTATCTGCTGTTCCGGCGGCGCGGCTGGCTGTGA
- the rph gene encoding ribonuclease PH, with protein MVRADGRENDALRDVRFTRGYQEWPAGSVLVEFGRTKVLCAASVQAGVPRWRAGSGLGWVTAEYAMLPSATHTRSGRESVKGRVGGRTHEISRLIGRSLRACVDLAALGENTIALDCDVLQADGGTRTAAITGAYIALADAITWLEAGGLLADPKPLSCAVAAVSVGVVDGQVRLDLPYEEDSRAEVDMNVVATDAGTLIEVQGTGEGGTFARTTLDTMLDVALAGCARLNDLQNEALAAPYPGELPPRVAR; from the coding sequence GTGGTACGTGCAGATGGTCGAGAGAACGACGCGCTCAGGGATGTCCGCTTCACCCGGGGTTACCAGGAATGGCCGGCCGGATCGGTGCTGGTGGAGTTCGGCCGGACCAAGGTGCTGTGCGCGGCGAGCGTGCAGGCCGGGGTGCCGAGGTGGCGGGCGGGCTCGGGCCTCGGGTGGGTGACCGCCGAGTACGCGATGCTGCCCTCGGCCACGCACACCCGTTCCGGCCGCGAGTCGGTGAAGGGTCGCGTCGGCGGCCGAACCCACGAGATCAGCAGGTTGATCGGGCGTTCGCTGCGGGCCTGTGTCGACCTCGCCGCGCTCGGGGAGAACACGATCGCGCTGGACTGCGACGTCCTGCAGGCCGACGGCGGCACCCGCACGGCCGCGATCACCGGCGCCTACATCGCACTGGCCGACGCGATCACCTGGTTGGAGGCGGGCGGCCTGCTGGCCGATCCCAAGCCGCTGTCCTGCGCCGTCGCCGCGGTCAGCGTCGGAGTGGTGGACGGACAGGTGCGGCTGGATCTGCCGTACGAGGAGGACTCCCGTGCCGAGGTCGACATGAACGTGGTCGCCACCGACGCGGGGACCCTGATCGAGGTGCAGGGCACGGGCGAGGGCGGCACCTTCGCCCGCACGACGCTGGACACGATGCTCGACGTCGCACTGGCAGGCTGCGCGCGGCTCAACGACCTCCAGAACGAGGCCCTCGCCGCGCCCTACCCCGGTGAGCTGCCGCCGAGGGTGGCCCGATGA
- the rdgB gene encoding RdgB/HAM1 family non-canonical purine NTP pyrophosphatase, whose protein sequence is MTASTVRLLLASRNEKKLGELRRILLSEGVAGIEVVGLGDVPEYPEVPETGATFEENALIKARAGAAASGLPTVADDSGLAIDALNGMPGVLSARWSGGHGDDVANLELVLAQLADLPDERRGAAFVAVAALALPGDGPDSEYVVRGEWPGRIARAPRGQNGFGYDPVFLPAGEARTSAELTPEEKDSASHRGRALRALLPRLRALADDRR, encoded by the coding sequence ATGACGGCGTCGACCGTGCGGCTGCTGCTCGCCTCCCGCAACGAGAAGAAACTGGGCGAACTCCGGCGGATCCTGCTCTCCGAGGGAGTCGCGGGCATCGAGGTCGTCGGGCTCGGCGACGTCCCCGAATACCCCGAGGTGCCCGAGACGGGCGCCACCTTCGAGGAGAACGCGCTGATCAAGGCCAGGGCGGGCGCGGCGGCCAGCGGTCTGCCCACGGTGGCGGACGACTCCGGGCTGGCGATCGACGCGCTGAACGGGATGCCCGGTGTGCTGTCGGCCCGCTGGAGCGGCGGCCACGGCGACGACGTCGCCAACCTCGAACTCGTCCTCGCCCAGCTCGCCGACCTGCCCGACGAGCGGCGCGGGGCGGCCTTCGTGGCGGTGGCGGCGCTGGCGCTGCCCGGGGACGGACCCGACTCGGAGTACGTCGTGCGGGGGGAGTGGCCGGGTCGCATCGCGCGGGCACCGCGCGGGCAGAACGGCTTCGGCTACGACCCGGTGTTCCTGCCTGCCGGGGAGGCTCGGACCTCGGCGGAGCTGACGCCCGAGGAGAAGGACTCGGCCTCGCATCGGGGTCGGGCCCTGCGTGCCCTGCTGCCGCGACTGCGGGCGCTGGCCGACGACCGGCGGTGA
- the bcp gene encoding thioredoxin-dependent thiol peroxidase, whose translation MSEQTRLAEGDEAPDFTLTDSEGNPVSLRDHRGGSVIVYFYPAANTPGCTKQACDFRDNLAELNEAGLTVLGISPDPVATLRGFREDQGLTFPLLSDPDKTVLTRWGAFGEKKLYGKTVTGVIRSTFVVDESGRIAKAQYNVKATGHVAKLRRDLGLPASA comes from the coding sequence ATGAGCGAACAGACACGCCTGGCCGAGGGAGACGAGGCCCCCGACTTCACCCTCACCGACTCCGAGGGCAACCCGGTCTCGCTGCGCGATCACCGAGGCGGCTCGGTGATCGTCTACTTCTACCCGGCGGCCAACACGCCCGGCTGCACCAAGCAGGCCTGCGACTTCCGCGACAACCTCGCCGAGCTGAACGAGGCGGGCCTGACCGTCCTGGGCATCTCCCCCGACCCGGTCGCCACCTTGCGCGGCTTCCGTGAAGACCAGGGGCTGACCTTCCCGCTGCTGTCCGACCCGGACAAGACCGTGCTCACTCGGTGGGGAGCCTTCGGCGAGAAGAAGCTGTACGGCAAGACCGTGACCGGCGTGATCCGGTCGACCTTCGTCGTCGACGAGTCTGGTCGTATCGCCAAGGCCCAGTACAACGTCAAGGCCACCGGCCACGTCGCCAAGCTGCGCCGCGACCTGGGCCTGCCCGCGTCGGCCTGA
- the glgP gene encoding alpha-glucan family phosphorylase — translation MRAVRRFTVRAQLPRPLAALSTLATNLRWTWHPPTQDLFAEVDPQAWSRVKGDPLRMLGEVSVERWNRLAEDADFLTKVAAAADDLRRYCEDDRWYQRRAGEADGLPTGIGYFSMEFGVTEALPNYSGGLGVLAGDHLKAASDLGLPLVAVGLLYRAGYFGQALSRDGWQLEHYPVIDPRGLPLDLVTDPSGAPILVHVGMPHGRVLRARIWCAQVGRIPLLLLDSDVEGNDPDLRGITDRLYGGDQDHRIKQEILAGIGGVRAVRAYCDLVGRAQPVVFHTNEGHAGFLGLERARELIAGDGLDFDQALASVRAGTVFTTHTPVPAGIDRFPVDLVRHYFGDGHEPDLLPGVPTHRVLALGAEDDPAMFNMANMGLRLAQRANGVSALHGEVSRQMFRGLWPGFDAAEVPITSVTNGVHGPTWSSREMIDLLGDPEQGVEHGEGAHGFEPVSDARLWELRSTLRGRLVDEVRRRLRAAWIERGAAELELDWTDSVFDPEILTIGFARRVPTYKRLTLMLRDQDRLRRLLLDPSRPVQLVVAGKSHPADDGGKALIQQIVRFADEADVRHRIVFLPDYDMSMARYLYWGCDVWLNNPLRPLEACGTSGMKSALNGGLNLSIRDGWWDEFYDGRNGWAIPTADGVTDPVRRDDLESQALYGLLESGVTPLFYERAADGVPQRWMSMVRHTLAGLGSKVQASRMVREYVENCYLPAARAAAAMRADGHQGAKELAGYRARLQAAWPHIRIVDSTLVADGEPAPSLGTPALVRARVELGGLDPADVDVQAVVGRADEAGELSDVVTRSMGHLGGVDYRAEVPLPHAGPAGYTVRVLPRHRLLSTPAELGRVVLAD, via the coding sequence GTGAGAGCAGTGCGCCGCTTCACCGTGCGGGCCCAGTTGCCCCGGCCGCTCGCCGCCCTGAGCACCCTGGCCACCAATCTGCGGTGGACCTGGCACCCGCCGACGCAGGACCTCTTCGCCGAGGTCGACCCGCAGGCGTGGTCCCGCGTCAAGGGTGACCCGCTGCGCATGCTCGGGGAGGTCTCCGTCGAGCGCTGGAACCGGCTCGCCGAGGACGCGGACTTCCTGACGAAGGTCGCCGCCGCGGCGGACGACCTCCGGCGGTACTGCGAGGACGACCGCTGGTATCAGCGCCGCGCGGGCGAGGCCGACGGACTCCCCACGGGCATCGGCTACTTCTCGATGGAGTTCGGCGTCACCGAGGCGCTGCCCAACTACTCCGGCGGCCTCGGCGTGCTGGCGGGCGACCACCTCAAGGCGGCTTCGGATCTCGGCCTGCCGCTCGTCGCGGTCGGCCTGCTCTACCGGGCAGGCTACTTCGGCCAGGCACTCTCGCGGGACGGCTGGCAGCTGGAGCACTACCCGGTGATCGACCCGCGCGGCCTGCCGCTGGACCTGGTCACCGACCCGTCCGGGGCGCCGATCCTCGTCCACGTCGGCATGCCGCACGGCCGAGTGCTGCGGGCCAGGATCTGGTGCGCGCAGGTGGGGCGCATCCCGCTGCTGCTGTTGGACTCCGACGTCGAGGGCAACGATCCGGACCTGCGCGGCATCACCGACCGGCTGTACGGCGGCGACCAGGACCACCGCATCAAACAGGAGATCCTCGCGGGGATCGGCGGGGTCCGCGCCGTGCGTGCCTACTGCGACCTCGTCGGTCGCGCACAGCCGGTGGTGTTCCACACCAACGAGGGCCACGCCGGCTTCCTCGGCCTGGAGCGGGCCCGCGAGCTGATCGCGGGCGACGGACTCGACTTCGATCAGGCCCTGGCCTCGGTGCGGGCGGGCACCGTGTTCACCACGCACACCCCGGTGCCCGCGGGCATCGACCGCTTCCCCGTCGACCTGGTCCGGCACTACTTCGGCGACGGCCACGAACCGGACCTGCTCCCCGGCGTCCCCACGCATCGGGTGCTCGCCCTCGGTGCCGAGGACGACCCCGCCATGTTCAACATGGCGAACATGGGCCTGCGTCTGGCGCAGCGGGCCAACGGCGTCTCCGCCCTGCACGGCGAGGTCAGTCGGCAGATGTTCCGAGGGCTGTGGCCGGGTTTCGACGCCGCCGAGGTGCCGATCACCTCGGTGACCAACGGCGTCCACGGCCCCACCTGGTCGTCCCGCGAGATGATCGACCTCCTGGGCGATCCGGAACAGGGCGTCGAACACGGCGAGGGCGCCCACGGCTTCGAACCGGTCAGCGACGCCCGGCTGTGGGAGCTGCGCTCCACCCTGCGCGGCAGGCTCGTCGACGAGGTCCGCCGCAGGCTGCGCGCCGCCTGGATCGAACGCGGCGCCGCCGAGCTGGAACTGGACTGGACCGACTCGGTCTTCGACCCCGAGATCCTCACCATCGGCTTCGCCCGCCGCGTGCCCACCTACAAGCGGCTCACCCTGATGCTGCGCGATCAGGACCGGCTGCGGAGACTGCTGCTCGACCCGAGCCGCCCGGTCCAGCTCGTCGTCGCGGGCAAGTCGCACCCGGCCGACGACGGCGGCAAGGCGCTCATCCAGCAGATCGTCCGCTTCGCCGACGAGGCCGACGTCCGCCACCGCATCGTCTTCCTACCCGACTACGACATGTCGATGGCCCGCTATCTCTACTGGGGCTGCGACGTGTGGCTGAACAACCCGCTGCGTCCGCTGGAGGCCTGCGGGACCTCGGGAATGAAGTCGGCGCTCAACGGCGGGCTCAACCTGTCCATCCGCGACGGCTGGTGGGACGAGTTCTACGACGGCCGCAACGGCTGGGCGATCCCCACCGCCGACGGCGTCACCGACCCCGTGCGGCGGGACGACCTGGAGTCGCAGGCGTTGTACGGTCTGCTGGAGTCCGGGGTGACCCCGCTGTTCTACGAGCGCGCGGCCGACGGCGTCCCGCAGCGGTGGATGTCGATGGTGCGGCACACCCTGGCGGGCCTGGGTTCCAAGGTGCAGGCCTCCAGGATGGTCCGCGAGTACGTCGAGAACTGTTATCTGCCCGCGGCGCGGGCGGCCGCGGCGATGCGGGCCGACGGTCATCAGGGCGCCAAGGAGCTGGCGGGCTATCGGGCGCGGCTTCAGGCGGCGTGGCCCCACATCAGGATCGTCGACAGCACGCTGGTCGCCGACGGGGAGCCCGCGCCCTCGCTGGGCACGCCGGCGCTGGTGCGGGCACGGGTGGAGCTCGGCGGCCTGGACCCGGCCGACGTGGACGTGCAGGCGGTGGTCGGTCGGGCGGACGAGGCGGGCGAGCTGAGCGACGTCGTCACCCGGTCGATGGGCCACCTCGGCGGCGTCGACTACCGTGCCGAGGTCCCGCTGCCGCATGCCGGGCCGGCCGGCTACACGGTGCGGGTGCTGCCCCGGCATCGTCTGCTGTCCACCCCGGCCGAGCTCGGTCGCGTGGTGTTGGCGGACTGA
- a CDS encoding class I SAM-dependent DNA methyltransferase, with protein MIEFGDPAFFDRYAADYDQGTIPDPAPAVDFLADLVPDGGRVLELAVGTGRVALPLAARGIAVEGIEGSPAMAERLRAKPGGDAVPTTIGDMAEVAVTGPFRLAYLVFNTLFNLVTQQRQIDCFRNVASVLEPGGLFVVECFIQDVTEFDRNQRVATRALTEDSVRMEYQLHDPVAQTVTYQRVRLGAEGTTLSPIRLRYCWPSELDLMARLAGMRLRERYDHWDRRPFTAASRRHVSVYERT; from the coding sequence GTGATCGAATTCGGTGATCCGGCATTCTTCGATCGTTATGCGGCCGACTACGACCAGGGAACGATTCCCGACCCGGCTCCGGCCGTGGACTTCCTCGCCGATCTCGTCCCCGACGGCGGACGCGTCCTCGAACTGGCGGTGGGCACCGGGCGGGTCGCGCTTCCGCTGGCGGCGCGGGGCATCGCCGTGGAGGGCATCGAGGGTTCTCCCGCGATGGCCGAGCGTCTTCGAGCCAAACCGGGGGGCGACGCCGTCCCGACGACCATCGGCGACATGGCCGAGGTGGCCGTGACCGGCCCGTTCCGGCTGGCCTACCTGGTGTTCAACACGTTGTTCAACCTCGTCACCCAACAACGACAGATCGACTGCTTCCGCAACGTCGCCTCGGTGCTGGAGCCGGGCGGGCTGTTCGTCGTCGAGTGCTTCATCCAGGACGTCACCGAGTTCGATCGGAACCAGCGCGTCGCCACCCGCGCGCTCACCGAGGACTCGGTGCGGATGGAGTACCAGCTGCACGACCCGGTGGCGCAGACCGTCACCTATCAGCGGGTCCGCCTCGGCGCCGAGGGCACCACGCTGAGCCCGATACGGCTGCGGTACTGCTGGCCGAGCGAGCTGGATCTGATGGCCCGGCTCGCCGGGATGCGGCTCCGCGAACGCTACGACCACTGGGACCGCCGCCCGTTCACCGCGGCCAGCCGACGGCACGTCTCGGTGTACGAGCGGACCTGA
- a CDS encoding helix-turn-helix domain-containing protein, translated as MRGVGDPLTIGERIAFYRRRRGLSQTVLAGLVGRSEDWLSKIERGDREIRRVDVLVDLAKALRVMLGDLLGEPVFLEDGAQNDDVPAVRDALMTPRRLSAKLFASTRSDTTEPLDPQTVARWAESAFFEYQNGGLGRVIAVLPRLINTAQQLDSARSELCQQRAGAAVSARIHHLATTALSKLGEVDLAWIAAERAMQAADRADDPLVLASAARAGTHALLAVGRFGDAVELGETAARWLRPQMHTNDPAALSLLGMLYLRTAVAAARRQDRSAAEELLRKAQRAGDAVGTDANHWQTGFGPTNVALHRVSAALDLGDMAAAVTQARRISATHLPVERQVTHLIDLSRALSATASEDEALQVLLTAEQKSAQMVRNSVLVRGVVRTLYRRSTSAGRRSSSLIALALRCHAIGGN; from the coding sequence ATGCGAGGTGTCGGTGACCCGTTGACGATCGGGGAGCGAATCGCTTTTTATCGGCGGAGGCGGGGACTCTCCCAGACTGTGTTGGCAGGCTTGGTCGGACGATCCGAAGACTGGCTCAGCAAGATCGAGCGAGGGGATCGTGAGATACGGCGGGTTGACGTGCTGGTCGACCTGGCCAAGGCGCTACGTGTGATGCTGGGCGATCTCCTTGGTGAGCCGGTCTTCCTGGAAGACGGCGCACAGAACGACGATGTGCCTGCAGTGCGAGATGCTCTGATGACGCCGCGCAGATTGTCCGCGAAACTCTTCGCCTCCACACGATCCGATACGACGGAACCGCTCGATCCTCAGACCGTTGCTCGATGGGCCGAGAGTGCCTTCTTCGAATATCAGAATGGCGGACTCGGACGGGTGATTGCGGTCCTGCCTCGGCTGATCAACACTGCACAGCAGTTGGATTCGGCACGGAGCGAACTTTGTCAGCAACGTGCCGGCGCTGCGGTCTCAGCTCGGATTCACCATCTCGCGACCACAGCGCTGAGCAAGCTCGGCGAGGTCGACCTGGCTTGGATCGCCGCGGAACGCGCCATGCAAGCCGCAGACCGAGCAGATGATCCACTCGTGCTGGCTTCCGCCGCACGCGCCGGAACACATGCTCTACTGGCTGTCGGCCGCTTCGGCGACGCGGTGGAACTGGGAGAGACGGCTGCACGGTGGCTGCGCCCACAGATGCACACGAACGATCCAGCAGCGTTGAGTCTGCTGGGGATGTTGTATCTGCGTACCGCAGTCGCCGCAGCTCGCCGACAGGACCGGTCGGCTGCGGAGGAACTGCTGCGCAAGGCGCAGCGGGCGGGTGATGCAGTCGGTACGGATGCGAATCACTGGCAGACGGGGTTCGGACCGACGAACGTGGCGCTGCACCGCGTGTCTGCGGCGCTGGACCTTGGTGATATGGCGGCTGCGGTCACACAGGCTCGGCGCATCAGCGCCACGCATCTCCCAGTGGAGAGGCAGGTAACTCATCTGATCGACTTGTCACGTGCGCTGAGTGCTACGGCATCGGAAGACGAGGCACTGCAGGTACTGCTGACGGCAGAACAGAAATCAGCGCAGATGGTGCGGAACAGTGTTCTCGTTCGAGGCGTTGTTCGGACCCTGTACCGGCGCTCGACGAGCGCCGGTAGGAGATCGTCCTCTTTGATCGCGCTTGCCCTGCGCTGTCACGCGATTGGCGGAAACTGA
- a CDS encoding flavoprotein: MTSRVLGLVVSAAGGAEEVLDGLIRPAQWQGWQVAVTMTPTAVSWLAATGVAAEIESVTGLPVRSVSRLPGEASPHPKVTCYVVAPASANTVAKLALGIGDNQALTQVCEAIGLRSVPIIVFPRINAAHAGHPAWPEHLRRLRSAGVQLIEGEDVWPLTAPRSGLRRPHPWSEILEITKGLLHAKE; encoded by the coding sequence ATGACTTCACGGGTTCTCGGACTGGTCGTGAGTGCCGCCGGCGGGGCTGAGGAGGTACTGGACGGTCTGATCCGCCCCGCCCAATGGCAGGGTTGGCAAGTCGCTGTGACGATGACTCCGACCGCCGTGTCGTGGCTGGCGGCAACCGGTGTTGCAGCTGAGATCGAATCGGTGACCGGTTTACCCGTTCGCTCGGTGTCCAGGTTGCCCGGAGAGGCGAGTCCGCATCCGAAGGTCACCTGCTACGTGGTAGCACCCGCGTCTGCGAACACCGTCGCAAAGCTTGCGCTCGGGATCGGGGACAACCAGGCCTTGACTCAGGTGTGTGAGGCAATTGGCCTCCGATCTGTGCCCATCATCGTGTTCCCGCGTATCAATGCCGCCCACGCTGGTCATCCGGCTTGGCCGGAGCATCTGCGGCGACTCCGCAGCGCAGGTGTCCAGTTGATCGAGGGTGAGGATGTCTGGCCGCTTACAGCGCCCCGGAGCGGCCTGCGTAGGCCCCACCCGTGGAGCGAGATCCTGGAAATCACGAAGGGCCTGCTACACGCCAAAGAGTGA
- a CDS encoding TetR/AcrR family transcriptional regulator produces the protein MSARERILDAAAEVMQKSGVAATTTRQIARAAGCSEALLYKHFAHKQELFVAVLNERLPRLSDPRELAGTRTVAENLATLVEQLLAFYLRSFPMAASVFSSPSLRDAHRNSLSTMGAGPDQPARLLQTYLEIESRRGRLAPDTDCHALARVLTGAALFEAFQASYAGADEIDDAGTLAARIVAVVGTDIGGR, from the coding sequence ATGAGTGCTCGCGAACGGATCCTCGACGCGGCAGCCGAGGTGATGCAGAAGAGCGGGGTGGCCGCGACCACCACCCGCCAGATCGCACGCGCCGCCGGCTGCTCCGAAGCCCTGCTCTACAAGCACTTCGCCCACAAGCAGGAGCTCTTCGTCGCCGTGCTGAACGAACGCCTGCCGCGGCTCAGCGATCCGCGGGAGCTTGCCGGCACGCGGACCGTCGCCGAGAACCTGGCCACCCTGGTCGAACAGCTGTTGGCCTTCTACCTGCGCAGCTTCCCCATGGCGGCCTCCGTCTTCAGCAGCCCGAGCCTGCGAGACGCCCACCGGAACAGCCTCTCCACCATGGGCGCGGGACCCGACCAGCCCGCCCGCCTGCTACAGACCTACCTCGAGATCGAGTCCCGCCGCGGACGCCTTGCCCCGGACACCGACTGCCACGCACTCGCCCGCGTCCTCACCGGCGCCGCCCTCTTCGAGGCCTTCCAGGCCTCCTACGCGGGCGCGGATGAGATCGACGACGCCGGCACGCTCGCCGCCCGCATCGTCGCCGTCGTCGGCACGGACATCGGCGGCCGCTGA